Proteins found in one Sardina pilchardus chromosome 3, fSarPil1.1, whole genome shotgun sequence genomic segment:
- the smim22 gene encoding small integral membrane protein 22, translating to MTPRDLKDEFEDQFNDVVSRFQSKNLFQSDWDIASFAMFFIFVGMILLLVLLVLIRCCCCCCCDEEKPRRHKIGIDNMGMEP from the exons ATGACTCCAAGAGATCTCAAGGATGAGTTCGAGGATCAGTTCAATGATGTGGTCTCAAGATTTCAATCGAAAAATCTGTTTCAGTCTGACTGGGACATTGCCTCATTCGCAATGTTCTTTATCTTCGTTG GTATGATTCTGTTACTTGTTCTTCTGGTTCTCAtccgctgctgttgttgctgctgctgtgatgaGGAGAAG CCCCGCAGACATAAAATTGGGATTGATAATATGGGGATGGAACCATGA